The window CGCGTAATCCGGACGGTCATCTCGATTTCGCGTTCTTCCTGGCGCGATTCGCTCCTGATCGTCCCGACGAAGCCATCGACTCGCTGGCGCGCGCCGTCGAACACCGTCCGCTGTTGAGAGAACAATTGCTGAATCTGGAACCCCTGGCTCCGCTGCGCAATCATCCCCGCTTTCAATCGCTTCTGGCGCGCCCGCCTTCCGCATAGCCGCTTTGCGGCGGACCGCGTTTAGCGGTAGACTGACTTCATGATACATGCGTTGCTATTCATTGCCCTGTGCGCGTCGCCAGATCCGGCACCGCAGGAATTACTGCAGAACCCCAGCGCTGAATTTCTGTATCACGATGCCCCGGAGCATTGGAATGTGTTCGTGGAGCCCATGCAGGGTGCCGAGGGGGTGCCGGATACGGAAACCGCGTGCGACGGCTCGTACTCGCTGCGCCTGTACAACCCCATGCGATACTCCGTCGAACCGGCAAACAACTGGAGCCAGAACATCCTTCAAAACCTCGGCGGGCGCACGCTGAAGGTTCGTGGAAGCATCAAGACCGAGCGGGCCGACGAGGCGGCGATATGGGTGCAGTGCTATCGAAAGAACCCCTGGAAAGTAATGTTGCAGCAGTCCTCCGGCGACACGCAGCCGGTGCGCGGAACGGCCGATTGGACTCCCGTGGAATTGACCGTGCCGGTGCCGCAGGGCACGGACTTTGTCGTGTTGCGATGCGTGCTGAAGGGGATGGGGACTGCTTGGTTCGACGCGTTGTCGGTTATCGCGGAACCGCCGAAGGAACCCGCTGCGGACAAGCCAGCCGACACAACCGATCCTCCCAAGACTCAAGTGAAGATGCCGGAATCTCCAACGGTGGAGCAGCCGAAACCGATGGAAGGCGGCAACGACGAATTGCAGCAACGGCTTCAGGATTCGCAAGCCGAGTTGCGAAAGATGAATGATGCGTTGCGCGAGTCCAACGAAGCGTTGTTGCGTCAAGTGAAAGCCATGCAGGCCGAACTCGACAAGCTTCGTAACGACGTGAAGACCTTCAACGAGAACGCCGAACGGCTCAAGTCGGGTGACTTGCCGAACAAAGAACAACCGGTGGTGCCGCCATCGCCGCCGTTAGTTCCTCATGCGCCGTCGGCGCCGGAGAATCCGTAACCATGGCACTGGTACTTGGACTATCGGCCCTCGTAGGAATTGTCACGGCAGGAACTATCTGGATCTTGTGGAGCCTGCTGGAGAGAATGGCAGCGTCACGTGCTTCGAAAGCCGCCGGTGACAAGAAATAAGCGTAGCGCCGCGAGACACCAATTATGAAGCCTTCGAATTCGAGAAACCCTTCTCCACGCCCTTTCATCGGCATCTTGTTCAAGTGCTGTCACGTCTACGCGCGCGTCTACCTCAATCACGATGGAACGGCCTACGCCGGACACTGCCCCAAATGTGCCGCTTCGCTTACCGTGAAAGCAGGACCGGGCGGCAGCGATCAACGGTTCTGGACCGCCGAATAGAGCGAAAAGCGGGGACAAGTCCCTGCTTCTCGCACTTGAAATCGCTCCTTATCTTCTCGCGTTCCCGCCAACGGTCCCATGAGAAGAGCCGCGCGCAGGCGCATGCGGCGCGGGTTTCGATCTCGGAGGGTGATGCCCCCAATTGTCGCGCCATGGTTTCATGCGCTCATCGGCTCGTGCATCCGCTTTGCTGAAGTCTTTTGGCTCGCCCCACGTGTGGCCGGGGCGCCATGCCTTGACACCTCGCTCGTATGCGCCGAGATCGGGTGCGCTGCCTTTGAATCCGTCCGTTACGCCATCCACTACGACACCCGCATTTACACACGGCGACGTGCTGCCCAGCCGGAAGTCGTTCAACTTCACACCGACGACGCCGGGCTCCGTGCCGGAGTAGTTGTGGTGCGCGTCGATGCCGTCGCCGAGTCGAACCTCATCGGTAAAGATGTTGTTTACGAGCACACAACCCGGCTGTTCCTTGTTGTTGTCCGCGCCCCAGTAATTGACGCTATCCCCGTTCTGAAGCACCGTGTTGTTGTAGACGCGATTGTTGATGGAAGGCGTGTTGAGACGAATTCCGCTGTCGGGATTGTTCCACGACACATTGTGATGAATCAGAAAGTTCGAGGAGTTGTTGTCGATGTAGATGCCCACGCCCACGTGTTCCGCGCGGTTGTCGTGAACCCAATTGTAGGCGATGACGGTGCCTTCGCCGTCCGTACCGAAACAGTACGTCGCGCCGAGGTCGGTGGTGAGCCTGCCCGCGTTCGCGATGTCGTTGTACTCGATACGGCCCGCCTTCAATGTGCGGTGCACAATCACGCTGCGCCCGCAATCCGAGAGCGTGTTGTGCGAAATGATGTTACCGCGGCCCTCCGCCCAAATCGCGCCGCAGTCCACGGCCGCGTAGTCGACGTTGCGCACCACGCAGTCCGTGACGGCGTTGTTTTCGCCGACCAACGTGACTCCGTTCCCCGCGCTGAACACGACAGAACTCCGGCGCACGACGTTGTCGTGACCGCCGACAAGGATGCCGCTATTCGTGTGCGCCGCCGTGCCCCATCCTTCGCACTGAGCGACGTGTGACGCGTAGCGCACGTGGCAATTATCGACAACGCAGTACGCGGCATCGGCGAGATTGAATGTTGCGGCGAATGCGTTGATGCCATCGACCTCGATATACGATAGGCCGCTCAGGTCAAACGCATACAAACGGCGCTTCACTTCCACGCGTGGTGTATGCGATTTCGCAGAGTCGGGCGGTATCAGCGACACAGTCTTGCTCGCGGCGTCCCAATACCACTCGCCCGGCGCGTCCAACAACGACGCCACTCCATAAGCGAAATAGCGGGTCCCCTTGTTGACCGCGTGGGCGGAGTCTTGACTCCAGTTCCCCTCGAATTTCAGCTTGTGAGTGCCCGCTTCAAATTCCTTGACAGGTCGGGTCCAGGAGACCCACTTGCTTCCCGGAAGAATGTGAAGCATGGCACCGGTGAAATCGAGTGCGGGGAGTTCCTTGTCGACGATGGTGTTCGCGTTCGTTTCCGCGTCCGCTTCGGCCCAAGCCGGTGTCATCACATCAAGCGTCGCGTTGGGCCACCGCGCAGGGTTCATCAACTGGCCGTCCACAAAAAGCTGCTCAAAGGGCTCCGTGACCGGCGCTCGCAACACACTGTCTTCCGGCTTCAAACCTCCCACTTCATCCGCGCCGCTCACAACGACGCGCTCGCCGCGATACGCACGAAACACGATAGGCTTGCCAGGTTCACCCGAATGCGCAGGCTTCACGGTCTCGCGATAGACGCCTTCGCGAATCACACACACGTCTCCCGCCTGCATCACATCCGCCGCTTTCTGAATCGTCTTGAACGGCGCGTTACGCGAACCCGCATTCGAATCGAGACCTCGCGGCGCGACGTAATACGTCGCCGCGTGAGCAGAAAACACGCTGCCAAGTAGAGCTGCCAACACCGAGAGATGAAATACACTCCTTCTCATATTCCCTCCCTTTTAGAACTCCTTCGCCACAGAGAGACTACTTCCCCCATGGAATCGCCAAGCCCAGCGATTCCGGCGATGCCTTGATGTAATAGAGATCGAAGATGATCCAGTCCTGTCCGCCGGGCAGGTCGTCTAGATAGATACGTACCGTGTAGTTGTTTGCGGCGCTGGGCTGCTCCAGTACAAACGGGTGCATCGGGCGCGATTGAATGTCTTTCGGAACAACCGTCACGGTTTCGCGCGGCAGCGACGTTTCGAACTTGAGTTCGCGAACCAGGGGACCGTCCCAACGCAGGTGCTCGATTTCGTACTTGTCCCCGGACACCGAGAGGATGTCGCAGCCGTCGACCATCACTTCGACGTGCGCGAACTTCACGGCGTCGCTCGCATGCGCATCGAGCACCTCCATATACCGTTGCTGCTGGCTTGCAATCGTCGCGTCCAGTTCGGTACGTGTGGGTTTGTGCGCGAGCGCCAACTGCGCCGCTTCGTGATCGGCCAGATCCGCTTTCACCACATCCATCAACACGTCGACTCCGAAGAGCTGATACCCATAGCCGGGCGTGTGGATAAAGTCGTTGCGCGTCGCGACGAGATTCTCGTACGCCTTGGCGAGCGCGTCTCGCCTTTCGGGCGTTGGGTCTTCGCCGTATGCAAAGTACGCGAACATTGTCTCCACATATCCTTGGTTGGTTCGAATCAGGTTGCGCGTCATGGCCAAACGGTCGGCAATGGTCTGGGCCTGCGCCGCATCGAGATGCGGCTTGACCGCCTCAAAGCCGGCGATCATCTCGTCCGCAAGATTGAGCCCATGCTGGATATCGTCCAAGGTTTCGGGTATCCACGGTTTGCATCGCAAGTAGATCTTCTGCAGGAAAGCGAGATGCTCCTTGCCTCCATCTATGCTCGGGTAACCGTCGGCCGGGAAGGTGCCGACACGCATGTGCAGGAACGAGTTGAACTGTCCATACGATATCGGCTCGATGTGAAGTCCGTATTTGTAAGCGGACGACGTCTTCAGATAGATCTGCGCCATGCCCTTGGCTGCCTCGGCGCCAAAGTGAATCGCGCAGAAGTCTTGGGCGATTTGCTCCATCGATTCGTTGGGGTCCCACATGAGCCGGTAGAGGATGTACCCATGCGCGGCGGTTGTGTCCCACCCCTCGTGATCGATGCCTGCCAATGCGGCGATGCCTTCCACGTTCGATGGTTTAGGCAACAGGAACAATTGAAGCCCCGATTGAAAATACGCGCCGGAGAACGTGGGAAAGATATTGGTCTTCCCCGTCTCGTAGTAATTCATCGTCTCGAAACAGACAACCGTCTTATGCGGCGTCAGATTGAAAGTCATATTGTACGGTTGGTACCACCACCGGTCCGCCGCCGTGATCTTCGGAATGAGATACAGGTTGTTCGTCGGAATTTCGTCCGTGAACACTTCACGGAAAACGAGGGGCTGGTTGTGAATCTCGTGCGGCGTCAGCGCCCACGTGAAGTGGAAATAGGTTTTGTCGAATTCGTCCGCAACAACCTCGTGAACACTTTTCACGAAAGTGCGAAACCGCTTGGTGTAAGACCACTCGCATTCCGGCGTCTCGTGCATGACGTCGTACGCCTTGTACGCGTCCCAAAAACCAGAGATGTCATCGTTGCAGATTTCCACGCCGTCCAACTCGGGCAGCGCAGTGAGCAACTTGCGGTATTTCAGTTTGAGCGCTTCCCAGAACTTGGGATCACACGGAGACAACGTCGCGCCCGCTTCCTGCAACAGCGACGGATGGTACGTGAAGTCGTTGGAAAAGCTGACGTACTTCATGTGAAGCGCATGGGCATACGCGATGAGTTCGCGGGCCTTCTCGCGGTTTTCTGCATTGAGCGTGGCTTCGGGCTCGGAATTCCACGGAATCAAGTCAAGTATCGGCGGGCCGGAAACCCAGTTCATGCTTTGCCGCAACGCAAGGTGCATCTGCTCCTTGTCGCCGCCGCCGGAACCGTGGCGCCCCCACGCGGCCCCGAAGCGCACTTTCATGGCGGGGATGCGCGTTACATTGAGGTCGGGGATATGCCGGTGTACGCGCAGGCGATCCCAAAGCCAGTAGAGGCCGTACGCGTCGCCAATCGGCGATCCCCCCGCCACCACAATCGTGCGCACATCGCCCGATTTCAAGGTACAGATCTGATACCCCTCGGCATCCGCGGGAGGGTCCAGTTTCAGCGTGCCCGCAGCCACCAGTCGCGCAGAGGCGGCGTTGCGCGTTCCATCGCCGACGAGAATGGCGTTCTTAGCGGGTACAGCGGAATCGTCTATCACTTCGAATTCCACGCCGAACTGCTTGCCCGCTGCCACGAGATCGTCTGTCGCCAGTCGAACCGCCTCCTCAGACTGAAGGAGAGAGCCTACACCGATCTGCCATTGCTCGGCCGCGTAGGCAGAAAGACACAGCAACGGTGCCAAGAGCAAAACGTGGAGCCGGTAAAAGAACCTGGTGCGAAATGATGACATGTTCAATCCCCTCGAAAGGACTTTACGGGTATACAGAAAGAGCCTGTATAATCCTGCCGTGTCACCATACTCCAATCTTGAGGCAGATGTCAGGCGAGAGGTTTCGGACGTCTTCGCAGCAACGGCAACTCAGAAGGCTCTTTTATATGAAATGCTTCGTAGTCTATTGGCATTCAGAACCAAAC of the Candidatus Hydrogenedentota bacterium genome contains:
- a CDS encoding RNHCP domain-containing protein, giving the protein MKPSNSRNPSPRPFIGILFKCCHVYARVYLNHDGTAYAGHCPKCAASLTVKAGPGGSDQRFWTAE
- a CDS encoding right-handed parallel beta-helix repeat-containing protein, with the translated sequence MRRSVFHLSVLAALLGSVFSAHAATYYVAPRGLDSNAGSRNAPFKTIQKAADVMQAGDVCVIREGVYRETVKPAHSGEPGKPIVFRAYRGERVVVSGADEVGGLKPEDSVLRAPVTEPFEQLFVDGQLMNPARWPNATLDVMTPAWAEADAETNANTIVDKELPALDFTGAMLHILPGSKWVSWTRPVKEFEAGTHKLKFEGNWSQDSAHAVNKGTRYFAYGVASLLDAPGEWYWDAASKTVSLIPPDSAKSHTPRVEVKRRLYAFDLSGLSYIEVDGINAFAATFNLADAAYCVVDNCHVRYASHVAQCEGWGTAAHTNSGILVGGHDNVVRRSSVVFSAGNGVTLVGENNAVTDCVVRNVDYAAVDCGAIWAEGRGNIISHNTLSDCGRSVIVHRTLKAGRIEYNDIANAGRLTTDLGATYCFGTDGEGTVIAYNWVHDNRAEHVGVGIYIDNNSSNFLIHHNVSWNNPDSGIRLNTPSINNRVYNNTVLQNGDSVNYWGADNNKEQPGCVLVNNIFTDEVRLGDGIDAHHNYSGTEPGVVGVKLNDFRLGSTSPCVNAGVVVDGVTDGFKGSAPDLGAYERGVKAWRPGHTWGEPKDFSKADARADERMKPWRDNWGHHPPRSKPAPHAPARGSSHGTVGGNARR